A segment of the Gemmatimonadota bacterium genome:
GGCCAGGGGGATCATCAGGGGCAGGAGATCGGCGGGCAGGTAGGGCCAGGGCGCGGCCTCGATCTTGGCCAGGATATTGGACGTGAAGGGGTTCTCGACCCGGTGTGGCTGGCCGTTCCGTACCAGCGCGGTATCGCCCTCGTATTCGACGGTCACGCCCAGTTTCCTGAAGCAGCGGTTGATCAGGTCGAAATGGTGGGGTATGGCCTGCTCGACCCGCACTTCGCCGCCCGTCATGGCGCCCACGGCCAGGAACGTCGTGATCTCGTGATGATCGGGCGTGATCTCCACCGTACCGCCGCCGAGACGGTCCACGCCCTGGATGTGCAGGACGTTCGCCCCGATGCCCTCGATCCTCGCTCCGAGGGCGTTGAGGAAATGGCACAGGTCCTGCACGTTGGGTTCGCACGCCGCGTTGACCAGGGTCGATCGGCCCTCGCCCAGGACCGCGGCCATGATGAAGTTCTCCGTCCCGGTCACCGATACATAATCCTGCCAGATCCGGTCGCCCCTGAATCGGCCGTTCAGTTCGAATTCAATGGGATCTTCCGAAACGATGCGGCCTCCCAGCGCGCGCAGTACGTCCACGTGCGGGTCGATCTCCCGAACGCCGAGGGCGCATCCCTTGACGTTCGCGAAGCGGATGGACCGGGTGCGGTGCAGCAGGCCGGGCAGGAGGAGCAGGGCCGAGCGCATGCCTTCCGGCAGGGCCACCTCGCCGGTGTCGTCATGGAATCCGGCGTTGTTGACCCGAAGCGAACCGGCGTCCCGGTCCCAGTCGATCCGGGAGCCCAGGGCTTCGAGGAACGTGACGATTTTCTGCACATCGGTGATGTCCGGCACGTTCCGGATCGTCACCGTCTCGTCGGTCAGCAGTGTGGCGCAGAGAATGGGCAGCACGGCGTTCTTGTTGCCGGACGGAACGACCGTGCCGGAGAGGGGTTTTCCGCCTTCGACGATCAGACTGGCCATGGGGATCCTTACAGATTCGATGTGCTAACGGGGTTTTCGGCAAACATGTTTGCGGCTCATAGTAATGCTAACCTAAT
Coding sequences within it:
- a CDS encoding UDP-N-acetylglucosamine 1-carboxyvinyltransferase, which codes for MASLIVEGGKPLSGTVVPSGNKNAVLPILCATLLTDETVTIRNVPDITDVQKIVTFLEALGSRIDWDRDAGSLRVNNAGFHDDTGEVALPEGMRSALLLLPGLLHRTRSIRFANVKGCALGVREIDPHVDVLRALGGRIVSEDPIEFELNGRFRGDRIWQDYVSVTGTENFIMAAVLGEGRSTLVNAACEPNVQDLCHFLNALGARIEGIGANVLHIQGVDRLGGGTVEITPDHHEITTFLAVGAMTGGEVRVEQAIPHHFDLINRCFRKLGVTVEYEGDTALVRNGQPHRVENPFTSNILAKIEAAPWPYLPADLLPLMIPLAIRAEGSIMFWNKVYEGAFFWISELVKFGAHAVINDPHRIIVFGNRPLQPATVEAPYIIRAAVALYMTAASIPGTSVINGAESINRAHPNFVENLRALGAEVSWDGLEED